One genomic window of Eptesicus fuscus isolate TK198812 chromosome 6, DD_ASM_mEF_20220401, whole genome shotgun sequence includes the following:
- the LOC103304561 gene encoding high mobility group protein HMG-I/HMG-Y-like: protein MTSKSSQPLASKQEKDGTEKRGRGRPRKHPPKEPSQVPTPETWCRPQGSKNKGAAKTQKTTTTPGRKPRGKPQKLEEEESISQESSQEQ, encoded by the coding sequence ATGACTTCGAAGTCCAGCCAGCCCTTGGCCTCCAAGCAGGAAAAGGACGGCACTGAGAAGCGAGGGCGGGGCAGGCCGAGAAAGCATCCTCCGAAGGAGCCCAGCCAAGTGCCAACACCCGAGACCTGGTGTAGACCACAGGGGAGCAAAAACAAGGGCGCTGCCAAGACCCAGAAAACCACCACGACTCCAGGGAGGAAACCAAGGGGCAAACCCCAAAaactggaggaggaagaaagcatCTCGCAGGAGTCGTCCCAGGAGCAGTGA